One region of Qipengyuania gaetbuli genomic DNA includes:
- a CDS encoding lytic murein transglycosylase: MTLRPILSFATALLLCIPVAPASAQSMPFDAYLQLLIARARAEGVSEATLQRMTEGLEPSQRVIQLDRSQPGSSTGTGYPPLAPYIATHVDDARISGGRRAYSAARGELAAIEREYGVPGEILTAIWGHETAYGAVKGGFDLAQALATLAWEGRRRELFADEFVALMKVADKGYPRSQLKGSWAGAFGNPQFLPSVYLRLATDGNGDGRADIMNSRADTLASIANYFRDAGWRSGQPWGVRAYVPSGFDIDRYRTRIDAPVCSRVHERHSQYKTVEEWRELGVQPQRPLAAGTQATIFQPDGPGTPAWLLTSNYRVILEYNCSNYYAMSVGLLADEITR; encoded by the coding sequence ATGACCTTACGCCCGATTTTGTCCTTCGCGACCGCGCTATTGCTTTGCATCCCGGTGGCACCTGCCAGCGCACAGTCGATGCCTTTCGATGCCTATCTGCAATTGCTGATCGCCCGGGCGAGGGCGGAAGGTGTGAGCGAGGCAACACTGCAGCGCATGACGGAAGGGCTGGAGCCCAGCCAGCGGGTCATCCAGCTGGACCGGTCACAGCCGGGGTCATCCACCGGTACGGGGTACCCGCCGCTCGCACCGTATATCGCAACGCATGTCGACGACGCGCGCATCTCCGGCGGACGACGAGCCTATTCGGCTGCAAGGGGAGAGCTTGCAGCAATCGAGCGGGAATACGGTGTTCCCGGCGAAATACTGACGGCCATCTGGGGTCATGAAACTGCCTATGGCGCGGTCAAGGGCGGCTTCGACCTCGCTCAGGCGCTCGCTACGCTGGCATGGGAAGGGCGCAGGCGCGAATTGTTCGCCGACGAATTCGTCGCCCTTATGAAGGTAGCCGACAAGGGTTACCCCCGCAGCCAACTCAAGGGCAGCTGGGCCGGAGCCTTCGGCAACCCGCAATTTCTGCCGAGCGTATATCTGCGGCTCGCGACCGACGGGAATGGCGATGGCCGTGCCGACATCATGAATAGTCGTGCCGACACGCTGGCGTCGATCGCCAACTATTTCCGCGATGCCGGGTGGCGCAGCGGTCAACCGTGGGGTGTGCGCGCCTACGTTCCAAGCGGGTTCGACATCGACCGCTACCGCACCAGGATCGATGCGCCGGTCTGCTCGCGCGTTCATGAACGCCATAGCCAGTACAAAACGGTCGAGGAATGGCGCGAGCTGGGCGTGCAGCCCCAGCGTCCGCTTGCTGCCGGCACGCAAGCCACCATCTTCCAACCCGATGGCCCCGGCACCCCGGCGTGGCTGCTCACCTCGAATTACCGCGTGATATTGGAGTACAATTGCTCGAACTATTACGCGATGAGCGTCGGCTTGCTGGCAGACGAAATCACGCGATAA
- a CDS encoding HlyD family type I secretion periplasmic adaptor subunit yields MNAFSKITSSLLGEEEEFEEQELKAKKSSNLILWSIAAFTLIAVVWAAFATVERTVRASGRVVPSSKLQVASNLEGGVVEEILVTAGQDVRRGQVLVRLNPAITGSALGSSEASVDALEARIARLRAEVSGGAPEYGNLPDSQVTIERSLHSARSAELSSLRSAGQARVVQAQRSVAEAQSILAARESNLVTANRELEMLRPLAAQRIVPEIELIQAENAAQIAASEVAAARASLARSQSSIAEAQAALAQQVSDWRSRAGMELSQAQADLSVQKMTLPGLEDRVDRTVIRAPMTGRVNRVFVTTVGGSVGSGEPIVEIVPTDDALYIEAMVRPQDIANVGLGQRAFVEITAYNPAIFGKMAGTVTSISPDAVVNEETGESFYTVEVRTTEVLKDQDGEPLDIGPGMVANVSLLGEERSILSYLFTPITWLKENAFRE; encoded by the coding sequence ATGAACGCCTTCTCCAAGATAACGAGCAGCCTCCTTGGCGAGGAAGAGGAATTCGAAGAGCAGGAGCTCAAGGCGAAGAAATCGTCGAACCTGATCCTGTGGTCGATTGCCGCCTTTACATTGATCGCGGTTGTCTGGGCAGCCTTTGCAACCGTCGAAAGGACAGTACGGGCGTCAGGCCGCGTCGTTCCGAGTTCAAAGCTGCAGGTCGCCTCGAACCTCGAAGGCGGCGTGGTGGAAGAGATCCTTGTGACCGCAGGACAGGACGTCAGGCGCGGCCAGGTCCTCGTTCGCCTGAACCCTGCGATTACCGGCTCTGCGCTTGGCAGTTCGGAAGCCAGTGTCGACGCCTTGGAGGCGCGTATTGCGAGGCTTCGTGCCGAGGTTAGCGGCGGGGCACCAGAATACGGCAATTTGCCGGACAGCCAGGTTACTATCGAGCGCTCGCTTCATTCGGCCCGGTCGGCGGAGTTGAGCAGCCTGCGGTCGGCGGGACAGGCGCGTGTCGTCCAAGCCCAGCGTTCGGTTGCGGAAGCGCAATCGATCCTCGCTGCACGCGAATCCAATCTCGTCACGGCAAACCGAGAGCTGGAAATGCTGCGGCCCCTTGCGGCCCAGAGGATCGTGCCGGAGATTGAGCTCATTCAGGCCGAGAACGCGGCCCAGATCGCTGCCAGCGAGGTAGCTGCGGCAAGGGCCTCCCTCGCCCGCTCCCAGTCCAGCATTGCCGAAGCTCAGGCGGCGTTGGCGCAGCAGGTCAGCGATTGGCGCAGCCGGGCGGGCATGGAACTCTCGCAAGCGCAGGCCGACCTGTCGGTGCAAAAGATGACTCTCCCCGGCCTCGAGGACAGGGTCGACCGTACGGTGATCCGCGCTCCCATGACCGGGCGGGTGAACCGCGTGTTCGTCACCACTGTCGGGGGAAGCGTAGGTTCGGGCGAGCCGATCGTCGAGATCGTGCCGACCGACGATGCTCTCTATATCGAGGCCATGGTGCGCCCGCAGGACATTGCCAACGTCGGTCTCGGCCAAAGAGCGTTCGTCGAAATCACCGCCTACAATCCGGCGATCTTCGGCAAGATGGCCGGGACCGTAACGTCGATTTCGCCCGATGCCGTCGTAAACGAGGAGACGGGCGAAAGCTTCTATACCGTCGAGGTCAGGACGACAGAGGTGCTGAAAGACCAGGACGGCGAGCCGCTCGACATCGGACCCGGCATGGTGGCCAATGTCAGCCTGCTGGGCGAGGAGCGTTCGATCCTCTCGTACCTCTTCACGCCGATCACCTGGCTGAAGGAAAACGCCTTCAGGGAATAG
- a CDS encoding type I secretion system permease/ATPase, whose protein sequence is MPDLSLGGGLDLADLEHESDGPKPRIAPWLSGPLKKSRPLYMRVLVAAFLINCFALVTALFTMTVYDRIVPNNATESLIGLAIGLGIVLIFDFVLKLLRSYFVDIAGARVDRDIGRAIFERILALRLDLSRHTTGGLAGLVREIETLRDFFASATITAMVDVPFTIITLLVIAMIGGWLVMVPLVMIPVVILAALATQPAMRRLSSQALDEALGKQAVLVETIGSLETVKSSNAGDMLSKRWEEAMKGHAGVSLRQRLTANLATTVAGSAQTMAYTGMVIFGVFAIADQSLTMGGLIACSILAGRAVAPLGAISVLLTRIHAARTAYRRIDAMMEMPAEGPEGLGLAPAKLEGGIEFRDVDFRYPGAAEMALTGVNFNIRPGEHVALIGPIGSGKSTVARLLIGLYPPTSGLVMIDGTDIRQLTPKSLRAKVGALLQDNALLTGTIRENIMLGRPDADDEEMIRAAKLSHAHDFISRMPNGYDLRLADRGSGLSGGQRQAIAMARALVGQPPILVFDEPTSAVDTETEALLMNNLRHEFQGRTLILITHRPSLLGLVDRVILMSRGRVAMDGTPEDITRKVTRIAAR, encoded by the coding sequence GTGCCGGACCTTTCATTGGGGGGAGGATTGGACTTGGCAGACTTGGAACATGAATCGGATGGGCCGAAGCCGCGCATAGCGCCATGGCTATCGGGTCCGCTGAAAAAAAGTCGCCCGCTCTACATGCGGGTCCTTGTCGCAGCCTTCCTGATCAATTGCTTCGCCCTCGTCACCGCCCTGTTCACGATGACGGTCTATGATCGCATCGTCCCGAACAATGCGACCGAAAGCCTGATCGGCCTCGCCATTGGGCTCGGTATCGTCCTGATCTTCGATTTCGTCCTGAAGCTCCTGCGGTCCTATTTCGTGGACATTGCCGGTGCCCGAGTGGACCGTGATATCGGCCGCGCCATTTTCGAGCGTATCCTCGCACTGCGACTGGATCTCAGCCGGCACACCACTGGCGGGCTTGCGGGCCTCGTCCGCGAAATCGAAACTCTGCGCGACTTCTTCGCCTCCGCCACCATCACCGCGATGGTCGACGTTCCCTTCACGATCATTACACTGCTGGTGATCGCCATGATCGGCGGTTGGCTGGTCATGGTGCCCTTGGTGATGATCCCGGTGGTCATCCTTGCTGCCCTCGCAACGCAGCCGGCCATGCGGCGGCTTTCGTCGCAGGCTCTCGATGAAGCGCTGGGGAAACAGGCCGTGCTGGTCGAAACCATCGGCAGCCTGGAAACGGTCAAATCGTCGAATGCCGGCGACATGCTCAGCAAGCGCTGGGAAGAGGCGATGAAAGGCCATGCCGGCGTATCGCTGCGCCAGCGCCTGACCGCCAACCTCGCCACTACGGTCGCTGGCAGTGCGCAAACAATGGCCTATACCGGCATGGTGATTTTCGGCGTCTTTGCGATTGCCGACCAGTCGCTGACGATGGGCGGCCTGATCGCCTGTTCGATCCTTGCCGGACGCGCTGTCGCACCCCTCGGGGCGATTTCCGTGCTGCTGACGCGGATCCATGCAGCGCGCACCGCTTATCGCCGCATCGATGCGATGATGGAAATGCCCGCCGAAGGGCCCGAAGGCCTCGGTCTTGCTCCTGCAAAACTGGAAGGCGGGATAGAGTTCCGAGACGTCGATTTCCGCTATCCCGGCGCAGCTGAAATGGCCCTGACGGGTGTCAACTTCAACATCCGACCGGGCGAGCACGTAGCCCTGATCGGCCCGATCGGGTCGGGCAAATCGACCGTCGCACGGCTGTTGATCGGGCTTTACCCTCCCACGAGCGGCCTGGTCATGATCGACGGCACCGATATCCGGCAGCTAACGCCCAAGTCGCTGCGTGCGAAAGTAGGCGCGCTGCTGCAGGACAATGCCCTGCTTACCGGCACCATCCGCGAGAACATCATGCTCGGCCGCCCTGATGCCGATGACGAGGAAATGATCAGGGCTGCCAAGCTCAGCCATGCTCACGACTTCATCTCACGCATGCCGAACGGATACGACCTCAGGCTGGCAGACCGCGGTTCGGGGCTTTCCGGCGGGCAGCGGCAGGCCATCGCCATGGCGCGGGCACTCGTGGGGCAGCCGCCCATCCTCGTGTTCGACGAGCCGACATCGGCAGTCGATACCGAGACAGAGGCACTGCTGATGAACAATCTGCGCCACGAATTCCAGGGACGGACGCTGATCCTGATCACCCACCGCCCCTCCCTCCTCGGCCTGGTGGACCGGGTCATCCTCATGTCGCGCGGAAGGGTGGCGATGGACGGCACCCCTGAAGACATCACGCGCAAGGTTACAAGGATAGCGGCACGATGA
- a CDS encoding sulfotransferase-like domain-containing protein yields MTIRIAMWSGPRNISTAMMRSFGARPDTFVSDEPFYGAYLKETGDPQPMADAVIADMDCDWNSVAEAMRGECPDGSPIWYQKHMPHHMEGPVDIRDFPETRHAFLIRDPRRVAASYANKRSSIRPEHLGVTRQRLYFEMESDRLGYAPPVVDTSDILHNPGGLLAKLCERLGIEWDPTMLSWTKGPHPEDGIWGTHWYDKVNASTGFGSPPGGLPDLAPEFEEVAEACRADYEALATYRITA; encoded by the coding sequence GTGACCATCCGCATCGCCATGTGGTCGGGACCGCGCAACATTTCGACTGCGATGATGCGCAGCTTCGGGGCTCGACCGGACACCTTCGTGAGTGACGAGCCTTTCTATGGTGCCTATCTGAAGGAAACCGGCGATCCCCAACCCATGGCCGATGCGGTAATCGCCGATATGGACTGCGACTGGAACTCCGTCGCCGAAGCGATGCGGGGCGAATGTCCTGACGGCAGTCCGATCTGGTATCAGAAACATATGCCTCACCACATGGAAGGCCCGGTCGACATCCGGGATTTTCCCGAGACCAGGCACGCCTTCCTCATCCGGGATCCTCGCCGCGTCGCGGCAAGCTACGCCAACAAGCGGAGCTCTATCCGGCCAGAGCATCTCGGGGTCACGCGGCAACGATTGTATTTCGAGATGGAATCCGACCGGTTGGGTTACGCACCGCCGGTGGTCGACACCAGTGACATCCTCCACAACCCCGGAGGCCTTCTTGCGAAGCTGTGTGAAAGGCTCGGTATTGAATGGGACCCAACAATGTTGTCCTGGACAAAAGGACCGCATCCCGAAGACGGGATCTGGGGCACTCACTGGTATGACAAGGTAAATGCCTCGACCGGGTTTGGCTCCCCCCCGGGTGGCCTACCCGATCTCGCGCCCGAATTCGAAGAAGTGGCCGAAGCTTGCCGGGCAGATTACGAGGCCTTGGCGACCTATCGCATAACCGCCTGA
- a CDS encoding DUF7507 domain-containing protein, whose protein sequence is MPIRVDENGDGIWDKELDDDTVGLPPITDKTGDGKLDVDLTTANSSAVINGAVFLDAANVGAGTGNYNTFLAIQDDNDPGSVEEGFNSDDKNPLHPSNDEIDQSKTETILLGSIPITYYDADGDGIEEAYFEFRVDLNESNSSPDTQISLDSFQLYASQDGTIEDLAVLQAQNKIYDMDAGQDVSVLLSEANSSGSGNDDYSVLVPVEAFGNADPATTYVYLYVKMGEAGATWTVQGGFEEWNLQNAVILQGTKFEDTDGDGVRDDGEGGLGGVKIFIDNDLDGIVEATDGNGVLDPGERFTFTNPDGSYSFGSIPLFDSSYTIQVREVVPDGYVRTTGDFETVLISSNADAGDILQVDPIGNKPLTPSIDLDKEIPEIEGGVGLNGLGGANSAGDKIIYQFTVTNDGELDLTNVVLTDPNIDVGSLVRGDDIVGDNDNILEVGEVWSYTASHTVTQDELDSNGNDSADGADGDIDNTAGVTGDSARGQVSDSDSEDAPLVRVAAIDVVKSVTSIEDGDDFGGTGQVDSPGDVINYLLTISNEGNYALSGVTMEDQVEGYASVDATPVDDGFGYNIGDLDQDNLLDVNETWQYTASYTVTQEDIDSNGFGDGDIDNIATGDTAETGPDTDVEAVPIVDDPAIKIVKDAESSDPECTDAGDTITYTYTVTNEGNVSLDNVVVVDDAATPGDDTDDFSPTYVSGDTDADGELDVGETWTYTAQYVVTQADVDGGGPIVNTATANGDSVASGDAAEESSDDASVELCDDPAIKIVKDAESSDPECTDAGDTITYTYTVTNEGNVSLDNVVVVDDAATPGDDTDDFSPTYVSGDTDADGELDVGETWTYTAQYVVTQADVDANTPIVNTAIANAVSVASGDAAEESSDDASVDVCWEPAIDVEKLVSISGNAFDPVLDDHDSPTGPQATTANTPIYFLVSVANIGNVTLTALDFSDILSSPGGSVFAGELNYADPSIDAWVDLDGNGSRDANEDWALNDVNADGVLDTVELAPGETINVYYTMPFEAGQHINTVTVTTAEGVSDSDAAHYFGLNDPGSGVRTPGFWQGPNNGLTFWDGIADNQAHDGEGFPDGDPSTEGNQDLLYAVDSNGDGVIDGADKQGLLVGDYNGDGLGTGEDVFFISLKDAQDLVDASTKSGNDVISKMGRDVVATWLNFLAGNSLGDGSEGTAKHYLDDAIDWMQSFADGTPKVSELGEAFDDYVAGSRIKTSENSWKSPQGDSDHSGADIHNALAEYNESGTVNGLFVAGDGDSAAFQAALSEAVNSGLFMVAPIGDDPLVVGDGMTIAIA, encoded by the coding sequence ATGCCTATTCGAGTAGACGAAAACGGCGACGGCATCTGGGACAAGGAACTGGACGACGACACGGTTGGCCTTCCGCCCATCACTGACAAAACCGGCGATGGGAAACTCGATGTCGACCTGACAACTGCCAATTCCTCTGCGGTGATCAATGGCGCTGTCTTTCTCGATGCTGCCAATGTTGGCGCCGGTACCGGCAATTATAACACCTTCCTTGCTATTCAGGACGACAATGATCCCGGAAGTGTGGAGGAAGGGTTCAACTCCGATGACAAGAACCCGCTACATCCCAGCAACGACGAGATCGACCAGTCCAAGACTGAGACGATCCTCCTCGGCTCTATTCCCATCACGTACTACGATGCGGATGGTGATGGCATTGAGGAAGCGTACTTCGAATTCCGCGTCGATCTGAACGAAAGCAATTCGAGCCCCGATACACAGATCTCGCTCGATTCCTTCCAGCTCTACGCATCGCAAGACGGCACGATCGAGGACCTCGCGGTCCTGCAAGCGCAGAACAAGATTTACGACATGGATGCCGGCCAGGACGTGTCGGTCCTGTTGAGCGAGGCCAATTCGTCCGGCTCCGGCAACGACGACTATTCCGTGCTGGTCCCTGTAGAAGCCTTCGGCAATGCCGATCCGGCCACGACTTACGTCTACCTGTATGTGAAGATGGGCGAAGCGGGAGCGACTTGGACCGTCCAGGGCGGGTTCGAAGAATGGAACCTGCAGAATGCGGTGATCCTCCAGGGCACGAAGTTCGAGGATACCGATGGCGACGGCGTTCGCGACGATGGCGAAGGCGGTCTCGGCGGCGTGAAGATATTCATCGACAATGACCTCGACGGGATTGTCGAGGCCACCGATGGCAACGGCGTCCTCGACCCGGGCGAACGCTTTACCTTCACCAATCCGGACGGATCATACTCCTTCGGGAGCATCCCGCTTTTCGATTCAAGCTACACCATCCAGGTCCGGGAAGTGGTGCCTGACGGCTATGTCAGGACCACGGGCGATTTCGAAACCGTGCTGATTTCTTCCAACGCCGATGCCGGGGACATCCTGCAGGTCGATCCGATCGGTAACAAGCCGCTGACCCCCAGCATCGATCTGGACAAGGAAATTCCGGAAATCGAGGGCGGCGTCGGTTTGAACGGCCTTGGCGGAGCCAACAGCGCTGGTGACAAGATCATCTACCAGTTCACCGTCACCAATGATGGCGAGCTGGATCTCACCAACGTAGTACTGACCGATCCCAATATCGATGTCGGTTCGCTCGTGCGGGGTGACGACATCGTTGGTGACAACGATAACATCCTCGAGGTCGGAGAAGTCTGGTCCTACACTGCAAGTCATACCGTCACACAGGACGAACTGGACAGCAACGGCAACGACAGTGCCGATGGCGCCGACGGTGACATCGACAATACTGCCGGCGTCACGGGTGACTCGGCCCGCGGCCAGGTTTCCGACAGTGACAGCGAGGATGCCCCGCTCGTCCGCGTAGCGGCGATCGACGTGGTGAAATCGGTCACGTCCATCGAAGATGGCGACGACTTCGGAGGAACGGGCCAAGTCGATAGCCCCGGTGACGTGATCAATTACCTCCTGACCATTTCGAACGAAGGCAACTACGCGCTTTCCGGCGTGACCATGGAAGATCAGGTCGAAGGTTACGCATCGGTCGATGCGACACCCGTCGACGATGGCTTCGGCTACAATATCGGCGACCTCGACCAGGACAACCTGCTCGATGTCAATGAAACGTGGCAGTATACCGCCAGCTACACGGTCACGCAGGAAGATATCGATTCCAACGGGTTTGGCGATGGAGACATCGATAACATCGCAACTGGCGACACTGCGGAAACCGGTCCGGACACTGACGTGGAAGCTGTGCCCATCGTGGACGATCCGGCGATCAAGATCGTCAAAGACGCGGAATCGAGCGATCCGGAATGCACCGATGCCGGGGATACGATCACCTACACCTACACGGTGACGAACGAGGGTAATGTCTCGCTCGACAACGTGGTGGTGGTCGACGATGCGGCAACGCCGGGCGATGACACCGACGACTTCTCGCCGACCTATGTCAGCGGCGATACCGATGCCGACGGCGAGCTCGATGTGGGCGAGACCTGGACCTACACCGCGCAGTATGTGGTGACCCAGGCCGACGTCGACGGCGGCGGCCCGATCGTGAACACGGCGACCGCCAATGGCGACTCGGTTGCGAGCGGCGATGCGGCAGAGGAATCCTCTGACGATGCAAGCGTCGAACTGTGCGACGATCCGGCGATCAAGATCGTCAAAGACGCGGAATCGAGCGATCCGGAATGCACCGATGCCGGGGATACGATCACCTACACCTACACGGTGACGAACGAGGGTAATGTCTCGCTCGACAACGTGGTGGTGGTCGACGATGCGGCAACGCCGGGCGATGACACCGACGACTTCTCGCCGACCTATGTCAGCGGCGATACCGATGCCGACGGCGAGCTCGATGTGGGCGAGACCTGGACCTACACCGCGCAGTATGTGGTGACCCAGGCCGACGTCGACGCGAACACACCTATCGTGAATACCGCGATCGCCAATGCTGTCTCGGTAGCCTCGGGAGATGCGGCTGAAGAATCCTCGGACGACGCAAGTGTCGACGTGTGCTGGGAGCCTGCAATCGACGTCGAAAAACTCGTCTCGATCAGCGGCAACGCCTTCGATCCGGTGCTCGACGATCACGACAGTCCGACAGGGCCGCAGGCGACAACTGCGAATACGCCGATCTACTTCCTCGTATCGGTAGCCAATATCGGCAACGTCACTCTGACGGCGCTCGACTTCAGCGATATCCTGTCGTCACCGGGAGGTTCCGTCTTCGCCGGAGAGCTCAACTACGCTGATCCCTCGATCGATGCGTGGGTCGATCTCGACGGCAACGGTTCGCGCGATGCCAACGAGGACTGGGCGCTGAACGACGTCAATGCCGACGGGGTGCTGGACACTGTCGAACTCGCTCCGGGCGAGACGATCAATGTCTATTACACCATGCCGTTCGAGGCCGGGCAGCACATCAACACCGTTACGGTCACGACCGCAGAAGGTGTGTCCGACAGCGATGCGGCGCATTACTTCGGGCTCAACGATCCCGGGTCCGGCGTCCGCACCCCGGGCTTCTGGCAGGGCCCGAACAATGGCCTCACTTTCTGGGACGGCATTGCCGACAACCAGGCGCATGATGGCGAAGGCTTCCCCGATGGCGATCCGTCGACAGAGGGTAACCAGGACCTGCTTTACGCGGTGGACAGCAATGGTGATGGCGTAATCGACGGCGCGGACAAGCAAGGCCTGCTCGTCGGCGACTACAACGGCGATGGGCTGGGCACTGGTGAAGATGTGTTCTTCATCTCACTCAAGGATGCCCAGGACTTGGTCGACGCATCGACCAAGAGCGGGAACGACGTCATCTCCAAGATGGGCCGTGACGTTGTGGCGACCTGGCTGAACTTCCTTGCCGGAAACAGCCTGGGCGACGGTTCGGAAGGCACGGCAAAGCATTACCTCGATGATGCCATCGACTGGATGCAGAGCTTCGCCGACGGCACGCCCAAGGTCTCCGAACTTGGCGAGGCCTTCGACGATTACGTAGCCGGTTCGCGCATCAAGACGAGCGAGAACAGCTGGAAGTCCCCGCAAGGTGACAGCGATCACTCTGGCGCGGACATCCACAACGCTCTCGCCGAGTACAACGAGAGCGGCACGGTGAACGGCCTGTTCGTTGCCGGCGACGGTGACAGCGCGGCCTTCCAGGCGGCATTGTCCGAGGCAGTGAACAGCGGGCTCTTCATGGTGGCACCGATCGGGGACGACCCGCTCGTGGTGGGAGATGGCATGACCATCGCCATCGCCTGA